The following coding sequences are from one Rhodobiaceae bacterium window:
- the dnaN gene encoding DNA polymerase III subunit beta yields the protein MKITIERGALLKSLNHVQSVVERRNTIPILSNVLMRAGQGQLSLTATDLDIEVVEATTADIGQEGGTTASAHTLYDIVRKLPDGAQVEITDGEDGKLTLQAGRSRFALQALPQEDFPAMSAGDLPHRFEMPAEALGRLIDKTRFAISTEETRYYLNGIYLHMVEDGAPMLRAVATDGHRLAQADFPLPDGAAGMPGVIVPRKTVLELQKLVEEEEGIVRIGVSDTKIRFEFGGVVLTSKLIDGTFPDYTRVIPEGNDKDMEVDGKKFAEAVDRVSTISTERSRAVKLNMEEGRLILTVTNPDSGSATEELGVAYSSDALEIGFNARYLLDIAGQLDGDKAIFSLADSGSPTVIRDVDDESALYVLMPMRV from the coding sequence ATGAAGATCACAATTGAACGCGGTGCGCTCTTAAAGTCGCTCAATCATGTGCAAAGTGTCGTCGAACGCCGCAACACAATCCCGATCCTATCGAATGTGCTGATGCGCGCAGGTCAGGGCCAGTTGAGCCTCACCGCGACGGACCTGGATATTGAAGTTGTCGAAGCAACCACAGCTGACATTGGTCAGGAAGGTGGCACCACGGCGTCCGCTCATACGCTCTATGACATCGTCCGCAAACTACCCGACGGCGCCCAGGTTGAAATCACAGACGGCGAAGATGGGAAGCTCACTCTTCAGGCGGGGCGTTCACGCTTTGCGCTCCAGGCATTGCCGCAGGAAGATTTCCCGGCCATGTCAGCAGGCGATTTACCGCATCGTTTTGAAATGCCGGCGGAAGCCTTGGGGCGTTTGATCGACAAGACACGCTTTGCCATCTCCACAGAAGAGACACGCTATTATCTAAACGGCATCTACCTGCACATGGTGGAAGATGGGGCGCCCATGCTCCGCGCCGTGGCGACAGACGGTCACCGTCTGGCGCAGGCAGACTTTCCCTTGCCAGACGGCGCCGCAGGCATGCCTGGTGTCATCGTTCCCCGCAAGACCGTCCTCGAGCTTCAAAAGCTGGTGGAAGAGGAAGAAGGCATTGTTCGCATCGGCGTATCGGACACGAAAATCCGCTTCGAATTTGGCGGCGTGGTCCTGACGTCAAAGCTGATCGATGGCACCTTCCCTGACTACACGCGGGTCATTCCGGAAGGCAATGACAAGGACATGGAAGTAGACGGCAAAAAATTTGCCGAGGCTGTTGACCGTGTCTCAACCATTTCGACCGAGCGCTCTCGCGCGGTGAAGCTCAATATGGAAGAAGGGCGGCTCATTCTGACCGTCACCAATCCAGACAGCGGCAGCGCCACGGAAGAGCTGGGAGTTGCCTATAGCTCTGATGCCCTGGAGATCGGCTTCAACGCCCGCTACCTGCTCGACATTGCCGGTCAGCTCGATGGGGACAAAGCAATCTTCTCTTTGGCCGATAGCGGCTCTCCAACAGTTATTCGTGATGTCGACGATGAATCAGCGCTCTACGTGCTGATGCCGATGCGTGTCTAG
- the recF gene encoding DNA replication and repair protein RecF yields the protein MSGLPGGGELSPAPAVFLSRLVVTHFRSYERAALALDGRPVVLTGPNGAGKTNLLEAISLLSPGRGLRGAPFTELGFRASGETDARHGWAVAATLTRDGDETVVGTGQEPSIGDAPRSRMVRIDGETQSSAGVLGDYLRVLWLTPAQDRLFMDGATGRRRFLDRLVMGFDPSHGTRANAFEKALRERNRLLSEDVRDAMWYAAIEEQMAEYGVAMAAARVETIARLKGAIEATAESAFPKAVLALEGELESAVANGTPATDAEDSYRAVLEEMRPRDRGAGRTLDGPHRSDLLVRHAPKDMEAKACSTGEQKALLLGLMLANTRLLAHTTGTSPLLLLDEVAAHLDSDRRAALFDELCDMGIQAWMTGTDASLFSSLGARAQGFVVRENRAEMTPL from the coding sequence ATGTCGGGTCTGCCAGGCGGGGGCGAGCTTAGCCCTGCGCCTGCGGTTTTTCTGTCGCGTCTGGTTGTCACACACTTTCGCTCCTACGAACGCGCAGCTCTCGCCTTAGATGGACGCCCGGTCGTTCTGACGGGCCCCAATGGGGCCGGCAAGACCAATCTCTTAGAAGCAATCTCGCTCCTGTCGCCAGGCCGTGGTTTGCGCGGGGCGCCATTTACCGAGCTCGGCTTTAGAGCGTCCGGTGAAACAGACGCGCGCCATGGGTGGGCCGTGGCAGCAACGCTTACCCGCGATGGCGATGAAACCGTTGTCGGGACCGGTCAGGAACCGAGTATTGGCGATGCCCCGAGATCCAGAATGGTGCGCATTGACGGAGAAACCCAATCAAGTGCGGGCGTTCTGGGAGACTATCTCCGTGTGCTCTGGCTGACGCCGGCCCAGGATCGTCTCTTTATGGATGGCGCCACAGGCCGGCGTCGCTTTCTGGACCGGCTGGTGATGGGCTTTGATCCAAGTCACGGCACCCGCGCGAATGCATTTGAGAAAGCGCTGAGAGAACGCAATCGGTTGCTGAGCGAAGATGTGCGCGATGCCATGTGGTACGCCGCCATCGAAGAGCAGATGGCAGAATATGGTGTCGCTATGGCTGCTGCCCGTGTGGAGACCATTGCGCGGCTCAAAGGCGCGATCGAGGCGACAGCTGAAAGTGCGTTTCCAAAAGCCGTTCTGGCTCTCGAGGGAGAGCTCGAAAGCGCCGTCGCAAACGGGACCCCCGCAACCGATGCAGAAGACAGCTATCGCGCTGTTCTTGAAGAAATGCGGCCAAGGGACCGTGGCGCAGGGCGCACCCTTGATGGTCCTCATCGCAGCGACCTTCTGGTCCGGCATGCGCCAAAGGACATGGAGGCCAAGGCCTGCTCCACGGGCGAACAAAAAGCGCTTTTGCTAGGTCTTATGCTGGCAAATACTCGGCTCTTGGCCCATACGACCGGTACGTCGCCCCTGCTTTTGTTGGACGAAGTGGCTGCCCATCTGGACAGTGATCGTCGCGCCGCTCTCTTTGATGAGCTCTGCGATATGGGCATTCAGGCCTGGATGACGGGCACCGATGCGAGCCTTTTTTCATCTCTGGGCGCCCGCGCCCAGGGGTTTGTGGTTCGAGAAAATCGGGCCGAAATGACGCCTCTTTAA
- the clpP gene encoding ATP-dependent Clp protease proteolytic subunit translates to MSHSMNDADPTDLLKNMANPLLESGLFKSRTILITGEINDRVARATSERLLAMAGESDDPITVVVSSPGGHVESGDMIHDMIKFIKPTVRVLGTGWVASAGALIFVSADKEHRFCLPNTRFLLHEPRGGVGGSASEIDIQAREVLKMRERLNHIFAKATGQSFEKIVEDTNRDFWMSAEEAVEYGVVSKIVTSVDELS, encoded by the coding sequence ATGTCTCATTCGATGAACGACGCCGATCCGACGGATCTCCTGAAGAACATGGCGAACCCGCTGCTGGAAAGTGGCCTTTTCAAATCCCGCACGATTCTCATTACCGGTGAAATTAATGACCGTGTCGCCCGTGCGACAAGTGAGCGTCTGTTGGCGATGGCTGGCGAGTCCGACGATCCCATCACTGTTGTTGTTTCGTCGCCCGGCGGCCACGTGGAATCCGGCGACATGATCCACGACATGATCAAATTCATTAAGCCAACCGTCCGTGTGCTTGGCACCGGTTGGGTGGCAAGCGCAGGCGCATTGATTTTCGTGTCGGCCGATAAGGAACATCGTTTCTGTCTGCCCAACACACGCTTCCTGCTGCATGAACCGCGTGGCGGCGTTGGTGGGTCTGCATCCGAGATCGACATTCAGGCACGCGAAGTGTTGAAAATGCGCGAGCGGCTCAACCATATCTTTGCAAAGGCAACAGGTCAGTCCTTCGAAAAAATCGTCGAAGACACGAACCGCGACTTCTGGATGAGTGCAGAGGAAGCCGTTGAGTACGGTGTCGTCAGCAAGATTGTTACATCGGTTGATGAGCTCAGCTAA
- the gyrB gene encoding DNA gyrase subunit B translates to MADDANKSADYGADSIKVLKGLDAVRKRPGMYIGDTDDGSGLHHMVYEVVDNAIDEALAGHCDTVSVTLNPDGSVSVSDNGRGIPTDIHAEEGISAAEVIMTQLHAGGKFDQNSYKVSGGLHGVGVSVVNALSDWLELRIWRNGKEHLVRFENGVPVAPLEVVGDAGNKGGTQVTFHASSETFTTTEYDYATLEHRLRELAFLNSGVRITLTDARNPEPKTIELLYEGGLKAFVQFLDRTKTALIEEPITLSEERDGVTVELALWWNDSYHENVLCFTNNIPQRDGGTHLAGFRGALTRVINGYAASSGIAKKEKVTLTGDDAREGLTCVLSVKVPDPKFSSQTKDKLVSSEVRPIVESSVNETLTTWFEEHPAAGKAIVGKVVEAAAAREAARKARELTRRKGALDISSLPGKLADCQERDPAKSELFIVEGDSAGGSAKQGRDRKSQAVLPLRGKILNVERARFDKMLGSDQIGTLITALGTGIGREDFDIEKLRYHKIIIMTDADVDGAHIRTLLLTFFYRQMPELIERGHLYIAQPPLYKVRKGQSETYLKDEPSLQDYLVATGLEDMVFTTHDGAQHGGDDLREIVEQARKADGILNGLPSKYPKFAVEQAAIAGALNPELLSEAEAARGAADYIARRLDLLSDETERGWTGRPTQDGGLRFEREVRGVTEDVTIDGPLIASSDARRLDSMATHLQEVYVKAGTLTRKDVSHEIRSPSQLLKAIFDAGTKGLALSRYKGLGEMNPEQLWETTLDSEVRSLLQVRIRELDEADDLFAKLMGDIVEPRREFIQDNALSVVNLDV, encoded by the coding sequence ATGGCGGATGACGCCAACAAGAGCGCCGATTATGGCGCTGATAGCATTAAGGTCCTCAAAGGTCTTGATGCGGTGCGCAAGCGGCCCGGCATGTATATCGGCGATACCGATGATGGCTCAGGCCTTCATCACATGGTCTATGAAGTTGTCGACAATGCGATCGATGAGGCGCTGGCAGGCCATTGCGATACGGTCTCTGTAACACTCAATCCCGACGGGTCTGTCTCTGTTTCTGATAATGGGCGTGGTATTCCGACCGACATTCATGCCGAGGAAGGCATCTCCGCTGCTGAAGTCATCATGACCCAGCTCCATGCTGGCGGTAAGTTCGACCAGAATTCCTACAAGGTTTCTGGCGGTCTGCACGGTGTGGGCGTGTCGGTGGTGAACGCGCTGTCAGACTGGTTGGAACTGCGTATCTGGCGCAACGGCAAAGAACACCTTGTGCGCTTCGAGAATGGTGTCCCCGTGGCGCCATTGGAAGTCGTGGGCGATGCGGGCAATAAGGGCGGCACGCAGGTGACGTTTCATGCGTCGTCAGAAACTTTCACCACGACGGAATATGATTACGCGACGTTGGAACATCGACTGCGGGAACTGGCCTTCCTCAATTCTGGCGTGCGCATCACGCTGACGGATGCCCGCAATCCTGAGCCCAAAACCATTGAGCTTCTTTATGAAGGCGGTCTGAAGGCCTTTGTTCAGTTCCTGGATCGGACAAAGACAGCACTCATTGAAGAGCCTATTACGCTTTCTGAGGAACGTGATGGTGTCACGGTCGAACTGGCTCTGTGGTGGAATGACAGCTATCACGAGAATGTTCTCTGTTTCACAAACAACATCCCGCAGCGCGATGGTGGTACGCACCTGGCAGGTTTCCGGGGCGCGCTCACTCGCGTGATTAACGGTTATGCGGCCTCGTCCGGGATCGCGAAAAAGGAAAAGGTCACGCTTACCGGGGACGATGCCCGTGAAGGCCTCACCTGCGTTCTGTCGGTAAAGGTTCCTGACCCGAAATTCTCAAGCCAGACAAAAGACAAGCTCGTCTCGTCGGAAGTGCGCCCGATTGTTGAAAGCAGTGTGAACGAGACGCTCACCACATGGTTTGAAGAGCATCCGGCGGCCGGTAAGGCGATTGTTGGTAAAGTGGTGGAAGCCGCCGCTGCGCGCGAGGCGGCGCGCAAGGCCCGCGAGCTCACCCGCCGCAAAGGGGCGTTGGACATATCAAGCCTGCCCGGCAAACTGGCGGACTGCCAGGAGCGGGATCCGGCAAAGTCTGAACTCTTCATCGTGGAGGGTGATAGCGCGGGCGGTTCTGCCAAGCAGGGCCGAGACCGTAAGTCTCAGGCAGTTTTGCCGCTTCGAGGGAAGATCTTGAATGTGGAGCGGGCCCGTTTTGACAAGATGCTGGGCTCTGATCAGATCGGGACCTTGATCACAGCGCTGGGCACGGGCATTGGCCGCGAAGATTTCGACATCGAAAAACTCCGCTACCATAAAATCATCATCATGACTGATGCGGACGTGGACGGCGCACACATCAGAACGCTGCTGCTGACGTTCTTCTATCGGCAGATGCCGGAGCTGATTGAACGCGGGCATCTCTATATTGCCCAGCCACCGCTTTACAAAGTGCGTAAGGGTCAATCGGAGACCTATCTCAAAGACGAACCAAGTCTGCAGGACTACCTTGTTGCCACAGGTCTGGAAGACATGGTCTTCACAACCCATGACGGTGCGCAGCATGGTGGTGATGATCTGCGCGAGATTGTGGAGCAGGCTCGCAAAGCTGATGGAATCCTGAACGGTCTGCCAAGCAAATATCCAAAATTCGCTGTCGAACAGGCGGCGATTGCCGGCGCGTTGAACCCGGAACTTCTTTCAGAAGCCGAAGCGGCACGGGGCGCGGCCGACTATATCGCCCGACGCCTTGATCTCCTGTCTGACGAGACGGAACGCGGCTGGACGGGCCGTCCAACGCAGGATGGGGGCTTACGGTTTGAGCGCGAAGTTCGCGGCGTGACCGAAGATGTCACCATTGATGGGCCTTTGATCGCCAGTTCCGACGCACGGCGCCTGGACAGCATGGCCACCCATCTGCAGGAAGTGTATGTGAAGGCGGGCACGCTGACGCGGAAAGACGTGTCGCATGAAATCCGTTCGCCGAGCCAATTGCTGAAAGCGATCTTTGATGCGGGCACAAAGGGCTTGGCGCTAAGCCGCTATAAGGGGCTTGGCGAAATGAACCCCGAACAGCTTTGGGAGACGACCCTCGACAGTGAGGTGCGGTCGCTTCTGCAGGTACGCATTCGCGAGTTGGATGAGGCAGATGATCTGTTTGCCAAACTCATGGGCGACATTGTGGAGCCGCGCCGGGAGTTCATCCAGGACAACGCCCTCTCAGTCGTCAATCTGGATGTTTAG
- the leuA gene encoding 2-isopropylmalate synthase — protein sequence MTNPTNKPSPMPFQRYRPYQTIKLPDRTWPDVTIDQAPVWCSVDLRDGNQALIDPMSVEEKKRMFQTLCDIGFKEIEVGFPAASQTDFDFVRALIDEGRIPDDVTIQVLTQARPELIEETFRSLKGARRAIVHLYNSTSELQRRVVFGLDKAGITKIATDGAKLVRSLAEQAPETEWVFQYSPESFTGTEMDFAIEVCEAVMDIWKPTPQKKMIVNLPATVEMATPNIYADQIEWFARTLKNRDSVILSLHTHNDRGTGVAASELGVMAGADRVEGTLFGNGERTGNVCVVTLALNIMSQGVDPELDFSDIDAVAKVAEDCTKLPIPARHPYVGELVYTAFSGSHQDAIKKGFSALKQRNDDMWEVPYLPIDPKDVGRSYEAVVRINSQSGKGGVAHILADRHGLDLPRPMQVDFSNVIQALGDETGKEVDATTIWQVFQDTYVNTPGPVTFHGCKVISGATTCRIEADVTVNGDKKLIKGSGTGPIDAYLAGLEADAGISGSVQGFHEHAVATGSGAEAAAYVEVDGANGVGHGACIDANTVTASLKAVTNAVNRSLQ from the coding sequence ATGACCAACCCGACCAACAAACCATCGCCGATGCCGTTTCAGCGATACCGACCTTATCAAACGATCAAGCTGCCGGACCGTACCTGGCCTGATGTCACCATCGATCAAGCACCGGTCTGGTGTTCTGTGGATCTCAGAGACGGAAATCAGGCGCTTATTGATCCGATGAGTGTGGAAGAAAAGAAGCGCATGTTTCAGACGCTTTGCGACATTGGCTTCAAAGAAATCGAAGTGGGCTTTCCGGCAGCGTCGCAAACGGACTTCGATTTTGTTCGTGCCCTCATCGACGAGGGACGCATTCCAGATGATGTCACCATCCAGGTTTTGACGCAGGCGCGTCCCGAACTGATCGAAGAAACCTTTCGATCCCTGAAAGGAGCGCGTCGCGCCATTGTTCACCTCTACAACTCCACGTCTGAGCTGCAAAGACGGGTCGTGTTCGGCCTGGATAAAGCAGGCATTACAAAGATCGCTACGGACGGCGCTAAGCTGGTTCGCTCTTTGGCCGAACAAGCGCCTGAGACTGAGTGGGTGTTTCAATATTCGCCGGAAAGTTTCACGGGAACCGAGATGGATTTTGCCATCGAGGTTTGTGAGGCGGTGATGGACATCTGGAAACCAACGCCACAAAAGAAGATGATCGTCAATCTGCCGGCCACAGTCGAAATGGCTACGCCCAATATCTACGCAGATCAGATTGAATGGTTTGCCCGGACTCTCAAAAACCGAGACAGTGTGATCCTGTCCTTACACACCCACAATGACCGGGGCACCGGCGTCGCAGCGAGTGAGCTCGGCGTGATGGCCGGGGCTGATCGGGTGGAAGGCACCCTCTTCGGCAATGGCGAACGCACGGGCAATGTTTGCGTGGTGACCCTTGCACTCAACATTATGAGCCAGGGTGTCGACCCGGAACTCGATTTCTCCGACATTGATGCTGTGGCAAAAGTTGCTGAGGACTGCACCAAACTGCCCATCCCTGCCCGTCACCCTTATGTGGGCGAGCTGGTCTACACAGCGTTTTCCGGCTCGCACCAGGACGCCATCAAAAAGGGGTTTTCCGCTCTCAAGCAGCGGAACGATGACATGTGGGAAGTGCCTTATCTGCCCATCGACCCGAAAGATGTGGGGCGCTCCTATGAAGCGGTGGTGCGGATCAACTCCCAGTCCGGCAAGGGCGGTGTGGCCCATATTCTGGCCGACCGTCACGGGCTTGATCTCCCGCGACCCATGCAGGTGGACTTCTCCAATGTCATTCAGGCCCTTGGCGATGAGACGGGCAAGGAAGTTGATGCGACAACAATCTGGCAGGTGTTTCAGGATACTTATGTGAATACACCTGGCCCTGTGACCTTTCACGGGTGCAAGGTGATATCCGGCGCCACCACCTGTCGCATTGAAGCGGACGTCACGGTGAATGGCGACAAAAAACTCATCAAAGGCTCTGGCACCGGGCCCATCGACGCCTATCTCGCAGGCCTTGAGGCAGACGCCGGGATCTCAGGTTCCGTTCAAGGCTTTCACGAGCATGCTGTTGCCACCGGCTCAGGGGCAGAAGCTGCTGCTTATGTGGAAGTTGACGGCGCAAACGGTGTAGGGCACGGCGCCTGCATTGATGCGAATACTGTCACGGCATCCTTGAAAGCCGTCACCAACGCGGTCAACCGATCGCTTCAGTAA
- the pbpG gene encoding penicillin-binding protein 2D produces the protein MSERRKSGRKTGAGSARNRELVSRRLPFLGTLRLELEPPKKKRRKANAKSQSRTRSYEEKSLGAKIAYWSTVAGLWGMVAVGGTVLYYALTLPSTDNLWDIDGSPSVTIAANDGTPIVTRGGRHGTAVRLADLPPYLVDAVVATEDKRFYSHLGIDPIGLARAMVANLKAGSIVQGGSTITQQLAKNIFLTPERTLDRKLQEALLALWLEAKFTKDEILTLYLNRVYLGGGAYGIEAASQRYFGKSARDVTLPEAAMLAGLLKAPSRYAPTNDLARSQERAATVLAVMVRDGRIDYQDGQWAFDNPAILRGAARSQSANYFADWIVDRVPGYAGRPNSSLVVRATLDTDLQRAAERAIDAALARNERALGVTQAALVAMTPDGAIRAMVGGRSYRQSQFNRAVYAERQPGSAFKPVVFMTALERGLTPDTLRVDAPVFVDGWSPRNYSETHDGVMTLTHALSKSINTIAVQISEEVGRENVIRTARRLGIRSDMAPHASLALGTFEVTLLELTSAYAAFANGGASVIPHGIESIETLSGNRLYQRRGAGLGPIMSQQTLGMMNHMLGETVRTGTGRRAALAGRPSGGKTGTSQDFRDAWFVGYTADLVVGVWVGNDDGTPMNEVTGGGVPASIWREFMEATQRGVQVSALPGAYTPAAAATGSIGTWPFDDEPEVGPEEERGFFDRLFGRSASSEEDSGRRPNIRPGRPTWR, from the coding sequence ATGAGTGAACGACGAAAGAGTGGACGCAAAACGGGTGCGGGCAGCGCCCGAAACCGTGAACTCGTCTCGCGTCGCCTTCCTTTTCTTGGCACTCTTCGTCTTGAGTTAGAGCCCCCAAAAAAGAAACGCCGCAAAGCCAACGCGAAATCCCAGTCCAGAACACGCAGCTATGAAGAGAAGAGCCTGGGCGCGAAAATCGCTTACTGGTCCACTGTTGCGGGACTGTGGGGGATGGTGGCAGTTGGCGGAACCGTTCTTTACTACGCGCTCACTCTGCCGAGCACCGATAATCTCTGGGATATTGACGGGTCCCCCAGTGTCACCATTGCGGCAAATGATGGAACACCCATCGTCACCCGGGGCGGCCGCCACGGTACGGCTGTACGGCTTGCGGATCTGCCGCCCTATCTTGTGGACGCGGTGGTTGCGACAGAAGACAAGCGGTTCTATTCCCATCTCGGTATTGACCCAATCGGCCTCGCCCGCGCAATGGTCGCGAACCTGAAGGCAGGCTCAATCGTGCAGGGTGGTTCAACCATCACCCAGCAGCTTGCGAAGAACATTTTTCTAACACCGGAACGCACTCTCGACCGCAAATTGCAGGAAGCGCTTCTGGCATTGTGGCTGGAAGCGAAGTTCACGAAGGATGAGATCCTGACTCTCTATTTGAACCGGGTCTATCTGGGTGGTGGGGCCTATGGCATTGAAGCGGCATCCCAACGCTATTTCGGCAAATCTGCTCGGGATGTCACGCTCCCTGAAGCCGCAATGCTGGCCGGTCTTTTGAAAGCACCGTCCCGCTACGCGCCGACCAACGATCTTGCCAGATCTCAGGAAAGAGCAGCCACAGTGCTGGCTGTCATGGTGCGTGATGGTCGCATTGATTACCAGGACGGCCAATGGGCGTTTGATAACCCTGCAATACTCCGCGGCGCGGCCCGGTCACAATCGGCCAACTATTTCGCAGATTGGATTGTGGACCGTGTGCCTGGTTATGCGGGCAGACCTAATTCGAGCCTTGTTGTGCGCGCGACATTGGATACGGATCTCCAGCGCGCCGCTGAGCGCGCTATTGATGCAGCGCTCGCTCGCAACGAACGCGCGTTGGGTGTGACCCAAGCGGCTCTTGTGGCCATGACACCAGATGGCGCCATTCGGGCAATGGTTGGCGGGAGGTCCTATCGGCAAAGTCAGTTTAATCGGGCTGTCTATGCTGAACGTCAGCCTGGCTCTGCCTTCAAACCCGTTGTTTTTATGACAGCCCTTGAGCGGGGATTGACGCCAGATACGTTGCGTGTCGACGCACCTGTTTTTGTGGACGGATGGTCGCCCCGCAATTACTCCGAGACACATGATGGGGTGATGACACTAACCCATGCGCTGTCAAAATCGATTAACACGATCGCAGTTCAGATCTCCGAAGAAGTCGGCCGCGAAAACGTCATCCGCACAGCCCGTAGACTGGGCATCCGCAGCGACATGGCACCACACGCCTCATTGGCACTTGGCACATTTGAAGTGACGCTGTTGGAACTCACATCGGCTTACGCGGCGTTTGCAAATGGTGGCGCCAGCGTCATTCCACACGGCATTGAAAGCATCGAGACTCTTTCCGGTAACAGGCTGTATCAGCGTCGCGGCGCAGGCCTCGGCCCCATCATGTCTCAACAAACTTTGGGCATGATGAACCATATGCTGGGTGAGACTGTGCGCACGGGCACGGGGCGCAGAGCAGCGCTTGCCGGGCGGCCGAGTGGGGGTAAGACCGGTACCAGCCAGGATTTCAGAGATGCCTGGTTTGTGGGCTACACCGCTGATCTCGTCGTTGGCGTGTGGGTCGGGAATGATGACGGCACTCCAATGAATGAAGTAACCGGCGGTGGTGTGCCAGCGAGCATCTGGCGTGAGTTCATGGAAGCCACGCAGCGCGGTGTTCAGGTTTCTGCTCTACCTGGAGCCTATACCCCTGCAGCAGCGGCAACTGGTTCAATTGGAACCTGGCCCTTCGACGACGAGCCGGAAGTTGGGCCAGAAGAAGAACGTGGTTTCTTTGATCGGCTGTTTGGCCGCTCTGCGAGTAGCGAAGAAGATTCAGGCAGGCGCCCGAACATACGGCCCGGGCGCCCGACATGGCGTTAA
- a CDS encoding hypothetical protein (protein of unknown function DUF45), translating into MKKMSRALHMDTLSLRGEQVPLVVRHNPRARRFIVRVDMTTGAVHVTTPNKRNVKAAISFAHSHADWLIEQRQHVALAEPFCDGALVPVRGTPHLIRHVESQRSAVQCFPTGDGDMPELHVGGDISFLPRRVTDWLKQQAKIDLNRSVLMHAAVLNVRPSRITVRDQSSRWGSCSSTRALSFSWRLIFAPTEVLDYVAAHEVAHLVHMNHGPQFWRTVERLVPAYAQAVRWLETEGPALHKYGVAPLSLD; encoded by the coding sequence ATGAAAAAAATGTCCCGTGCCTTGCACATGGATACGTTGTCGCTTCGAGGCGAACAGGTTCCGTTGGTCGTGCGACACAATCCGCGGGCGCGGCGATTTATCGTTCGCGTCGACATGACAACAGGTGCCGTCCACGTCACCACCCCCAACAAGCGCAACGTCAAGGCTGCAATCTCTTTTGCTCATAGCCACGCCGATTGGCTTATCGAACAACGTCAGCACGTCGCGCTTGCAGAACCGTTTTGCGATGGCGCACTGGTGCCCGTGCGGGGTACTCCGCATCTAATTCGCCATGTGGAAAGCCAACGCTCTGCAGTTCAATGTTTTCCTACAGGTGATGGCGACATGCCTGAGCTCCATGTTGGCGGCGATATTTCCTTCTTGCCTCGCCGCGTCACTGATTGGCTAAAGCAACAAGCCAAGATTGACCTCAACCGAAGCGTTCTCATGCACGCAGCAGTGCTCAATGTCCGCCCGAGCCGAATTACTGTCAGAGACCAATCCAGTCGGTGGGGGTCCTGTTCGTCAACCCGGGCACTTTCCTTTTCCTGGCGCCTAATATTCGCGCCCACTGAGGTCCTCGATTATGTTGCCGCGCACGAGGTTGCCCATCTGGTTCACATGAACCATGGCCCTCAATTCTGGCGCACAGTAGAGCGGCTTGTTCCTGCCTATGCCCAAGCGGTGCGATGGCTGGAAACAGAAGGCCCAGCCCTCCATAAATATGGCGTCGCGCCGCTTTCTTTGGACTAA
- a CDS encoding glyoxalase/bleomycin resistance protein/dioxygenase superfamily protein, protein MSSIPRFHLAFSVNDLNAARSFYEGVLGCGVGRRDTRWVDFDLYGHQIVAHLDEANASRAISNAVDGDDVPVPHFGLILSWPDWELLADRLQDAGVTFVIEPHVRFEGLVGEQATMFFRDPSGNALEFKAFRNDSQIFAAG, encoded by the coding sequence ATGTCAAGCATACCTAGGTTTCATCTCGCATTTTCTGTAAACGACTTGAACGCAGCGCGGTCCTTTTATGAAGGCGTGCTTGGGTGTGGTGTAGGGCGACGCGACACTCGCTGGGTAGATTTTGATTTATATGGGCATCAAATTGTTGCTCACCTGGACGAGGCAAACGCAAGTCGGGCAATAAGCAATGCGGTAGATGGTGATGATGTTCCGGTGCCGCACTTTGGTCTGATCCTAAGCTGGCCGGATTGGGAGCTACTTGCGGACAGGCTACAGGACGCAGGCGTGACATTCGTGATTGAGCCGCATGTACGGTTCGAGGGATTGGTGGGAGAGCAGGCAACGATGTTCTTTCGCGATCCGTCGGGCAACGCGCTTGAGTTCAAAGCCTTCCGGAACGACTCTCAGATATTTGCGGCAGGGTGA